In Eptesicus fuscus isolate TK198812 chromosome 23, DD_ASM_mEF_20220401, whole genome shotgun sequence, one genomic interval encodes:
- the LOC103287052 gene encoding 60S ribosomal protein L17-like, whose translation MVRYSRDPENPTKSCKSRGSNLRVHFKNTRETAQAIKGMHIRKATKYLKDITLKKQCVPFRHYNGGVGRCPQAKQWGWTQGRWPKKRAEFLLHMLKNAESNAELKGLDVDSLVIEHIQVNKAPKMRRRTYRAHGRINPYVSSPCHTEMIRTEKEQIVPKPEEEVAQKKKVSQKKLNKQKLMAQE comes from the coding sequence ATGGTTCGCTATTCGCGAGacccagaaaaccccacaaaatcatgcaaatcaaGAGGCTCCAATCTCCGTGTTCACTTTAAGAACACGCGTGAAACTGCCCAGGCCATCAAGGGCATGCATATTCGAAAAGCCACCAAGTATCTGAAGGACATCACTTTAAAGAAGCAGTGCGTGCCGTTCCGTCATTATAATGGTGGCGTTGGTAGGTGTCCCCAGGCAAAACAGTGGGGCTGGACACAGGGTCGGTGGCCCAAAAAGCGTGCTGAGTTTTTGCTGCACATGCTGAAAAATGCCGAGAGCAATGCTGAACTTAAGGGTTTAGATGTAGACTCTCTGGTCATCGAGCACATTCAGGTGAACAAAGCCCCCAAGATGCGGCGTAGAACCTACAGAGCTCATGGGCGGATTAACCCATACgtgagctctccctgccacacTGAGATGATCCGTACTGAGAAGGAGCAGATTGTTCCTAAACCAGAAGAGGAGGTTGCACAGAAGAAAAAGGTATCTCAGAAGAaactgaacaaacaaaaacttatggCCCAGGAgtaa